The DNA segment GATTCCTGTATATATTCTTCAAAACAAAAGGGACTGAATATGTTGGACAATATAGAATAAAAGATTGTTGTTGAGTGTATGAATACATGGTTGGAAGCCTAAAatggtaataaaaaaaaaaaaataaacctacATGCGTCATGAAGAAAGATTGATTTTACATTTGATTGAAATAATCCATATAATTAAAAGCACTAATTTAAGACTAACTGGAAATAATGACGCCATGTGCTTTATTATGCTGAAGTGCTTACATAGGGATTATATTGGTGTCTCTTTTGTCTTAACTTTTAGCATTGAAGGTTTTATTAATATCATtgttatgtagacaaatattatttttttaaataataaatctacagagcctttagaaaggtgcagaataaaagtatggcttttcctaaaaaaaatatattatgattgtgaattaatcattttcaaaatttTGCCAGGCtccaaattgtatttattttatttattgtatttattttatttatttcatttatttcatttattttatttattttattttatttatttatcgacttgttgtgaagtaaatttAATGCAACGGGGTAGgcagaatgcgacatctagtggctgaaagttatcaatgttatcagtaGCACCTTTATGGTAAACAACAAGTGGATCTTCAGAAAAATCACTCCtttctcctcgtcttcctcagCTGGTGATCCGGGTCCACATGTCCGACGAGAGCTCCAAGACCATGATGGTGGACGAGCGGCAGACGGTCAGGCAGGTGCTGGACAGCCTGCTGGATAAGTCCCACTGTGGCTACAGCCCTGACTGGTCTCTAGTGGAAACCATCACTGAGCTACAGATGGGTAAGAGAAGAGTCGCCACACCTGAGTCAAATAAACATCGGTTTGCTTTAGTCTGTTTGCATATGGGTGGGGGCACTAACGGTACATGCactgtattataattatatgaTCTAAAAATAGTCACTGTTTGCGACCTCGGGCTAATCGTCAGGTTTACAGTTAAAGGTTGTGCTCCACCCAAAAAACAAATCCCTGGAGGGATGTAATTAAAAGCACATTTGGAgtgtcagcaaaaaaaaaatgcatatctTGCATCTTCATtgctccctctcctctttcctccctctctcagaGCGTATCTTTGAGGATCATGAGAACCTGGTGGAGAATCTATTAAACTGGACCCGCGACAGCCACAACAAGCTCATGTTCATCGAACGCATCGAGAAATACGCTCTCTTCAAGAACCCTCAGGTGACTGTCCATTACACTGCAGGGAGACGGGGGGTCAGATCATCTTCTCAATCCGCATCCAGCGTTTAAACGCTGACAGCATAtgctgtacacacaaacacattgtttATGCATGCTGAGTGCCGGCACGGCCCAGAGAGCCAGGGAGTGAACAagggagtgtgtttgtgtaggagAGTCGGAAGTAGGTCAAAGCTTTAAAGCGAGTAAAGGtgaataatttatttaacataAGACGAGGTGAGCCGCCCCTGCCTTCTCTTCACTGTTCCTCTCAATCATCCCCAGAACTATTTGCTGGGGCGGAAGGAGACATCGGAAATGGCTGACAGGAATAAGGAGGCGTTATTAGAGGTGAGATCATACACAagcacaaatgtgtttttttacacaGCGGGGAGGATCGAaggtaaactttttttttttgttcaggaGTGTTTCTGCGGCGGCTCGGTGTCGGTGCCGGAGATCGAGGGCATCCTGTGGCTGAAGGAGGACGGGAAGAAGTCGTGGAAGAAGCGCTACTTCCTCCTCAGGGCTTCGGGGATCTACTACGTCCCCAAAGGCAAAGCCAAGGTCAGTGAGACTTGGGATGGGTCGCCGGGGCTCAGACAAAAATGAAGATGGAGAACAGAAATGTGTTATGAGAACCAGATTCATGCTCTGTGGTATTTCCTGTTGCTGTAGTGCCTGATCACTTTGAACACAACAGAAACACATGTGCTCTATTTTTAGCACTGTCCACCAGTAGCTGCACTACTTTCTACAATTATCATTTTGTTGCCTTTATTTAAATTCTACAACCTTGTGAGCTACAAAGTAGGTTGAGTCCTACAAAACATTATAGCGCCCGCTTGAATAAAACACTTTATATTAAATTTAGATCTGTGTAACATGCACACTTTGACTACAGTGGGATCCTCTTAGCATAATTATTTAAAGCCCATTTAGAGCGAATTCACTCAAGCATAGAAACAGCATGTGCTCCAAAAATACTTTTAGACTATTAATATGTAATTAAGACTTTTGCGTTGTTTTTAAACATCTAGTCGGTCCAAACCGTCTCAGTTCACTCAGTCTCAGACCCTTTTCCAAATCAATCcatcctcctctgtctccctctccgcAGGCATCCAGAGATCTGGTGTGCTTCCTGCAGCTGGACCATGTTAACGTGTATTACGGCCAGGACTACCGCAGCAAGTACAAGGCTCCTACTGACTACTGCCTGGCCCTGAAGGTGAAGCCCTGTCCCCTATATCTTCCTTCTGAGTGGAGGCATTTTGTCAGTGTCATGGAATCGTATCCACGGATATGTAACACGTTAACACGTGACAGAGTGTGAATTTCTCCTCCAATGTACAGATTTACaatagcgtgtgtgtgtgtgaacatgtgaAATAAATCCTATGGTCCCCTAGAGATGTAAAAGCTCTGCAAAATGCTTCCAAACAAGCCAATAAGAATTgtttaatttgatttgattgcCATGTAACAAGTACATAAagtgttattaattgtttttaattcaatttaattcaattcagtATGCTTTATTGACATGAATGCAACAAggacaatattgccaaagcgtcaagtAATAATGAGAtcataaagaaaaagaacaatTCATAAAATCAAGAACTCAGTCTTGCATGTGTATCACGTTTCCTCTCGCAGTTTTCAGTTATTACATCATGAGATGCTACATGCTTTAAAGCcaaaagacatttttcagtgGACATGTGAGACATCGGTGTAATAGAATACATGTTTCCTTCTTTCTGCAGCATCCACAAATCCAGAAGAAGTCGCAGTACATCAAGTATCTGTGCTGTGACGACGTCAGGACCCTGCACCAATGGGTGAATGGTATTCGCATCGCCAAGGTGTGTttctgcaaaaaagaaaaaaatagttcTTTGACACTTCTTAGAGAAATGATGTTGATTAATTACATcccattgtgtgtttgtgtttagtaCGGCAAGCAACTATATGTGAACTACCAGGAAGCCATGAAGAGGACAGAGGCGGCCTACGATTGgtcctctctctctacctccagCATCCGATCAGGCTCCAGCTCCGCCAGCATACCTGGTCAGTTTAATTCACCAGTGGAATAGATGTCAAATAGAGCTCCTAAATAATTTCATACTGATTATACATCATCATTTTGCTCTACGAAGAATACACTTCTCTCAGAAAGTCTTACTGTCATTTGTGTGTGCTTGCAGAGTCCCAGTCTAATCACTCAGGCCATTCAGACAGTGGAGTGGACACGGGCTCCTCTCATGGCCGGTCCCAGAGCGTGGTGAGCTCCATTTTCTCCGAGGCCTGGAAGAGAGGCACCCAGATCGAGGAAAGCTCCAAGGTATGGGCTTAAAATGTGGGCTTATCTGTTATAGAATAATGTCATTCTCGTCACTGAGCTAACACGCAGTCTCTTTTTTAGCATATGAGAATGGAGACGTCGAGAGGGGCCACGCTGCCGCACGCTTCCCACAGTCACCGGCATCACAGCCAGCATTCAGCTGATCACCCAGCCCTGACGCCTCCTCCCCAGCCGCAACCTCAACCTCAGCCCCACCAACAGCACCCACCGCAGCATCAGCACCCCCAGACACCGACCCAGCAACAACACCAGCACCTGCCTCCCCAGCACCTGCCTCCGCAGCATCAGTCTCCTCAACAAGCCGCGCAGCCGCCAACCCAGTACCTGCCTCCCCAGCATCAGTCTCCTCAACAAGCCCAACAGCCGCCACCGCAGTACCTGCCTCCCCAGCATCAGTCTCCTCAACAAGCCCAACAGCCGCCACCGCAGTACCTGCCTCCCCAGCATCAGTCTCCTCAACAAGCCCTGCAGCCGCAGCCGCCACCCCAGTACCTGCCTCCTCAGCATCAGTCTCCTCAACAAGCCCAACAGCCGCCACCCCAGTACCTGCCTCCCCAGCATCAGTCTCCTCAACAAGCCCAACAGCCGCCACCCCAGTACCTTCCTCCTCAGCATCAGTCCCCTCAACAAGCCCCGCAGCAGCAGCCGCCACCTCAGTACTCTCAGCGCCCTCAGCAGTCACCGCAGTCTCCGCAGCCGCCGCAGCCGCCGCAGCAGCCACCGACCATCAGCAGCTACAACCACATGcccccacagcagcagcagcagcagcagcagcaacagctggCTCCTtcacccccacctcctcctcctcctccgcctcctccgcctcctcccccACCCCCAGTTCAGATCGTGTCGCATCACTCGCCGGCTCCACTCATGTACAAGTTCAGCACCATCACCAGGCTGCAGAACCAGATGGCCTCCCAGTCGGCCAATCACAACAGGTTGCCCAGTCACCTCCACGCGATAGGTCATCAGGTTCTACCCATGGGTGCGACGCCGCTCGCAGCACCCGTCAAACCCAATGTGAACCACATTGCGGCAAGGACTAATGTCccgcctccccctcctcctccgcctccgccGTCCATGCCGACGCCAGGGTCAGCCATGGCTGTGTTGAGGCTGGGCCCCCACAGCCCAGCTGCTCCGCCTGCCTTCATTCCTCCGCCCCCAGCCGCACCTCCACCTGCGCCACAGACCAATGGATTATCATTTCCTCCCCCTCCGTCTCCCCCGCCAGCACCTCCCGCACCGGCTCCCATGAGCCAGCCTCTTTACCCCAACGGGCTGAAGcacacactgaaggaaaggTTTCCCAGCCCGCCACGCGACCTCCTCTCTCCAAACGGAGACCTTGAGGAGTCCCCGCCGCCTGCACCCGCTCCACCGCCCCCACCTCCTCCGCCGCCACCTCCGccgccacctcctcctcctccccagcAGTCCCCAGTGCCAGCCCAGTTCCCACCTCCTCCTGCACCGCCACCAGCACCACCCAAAACCTTCACCCCAGGGTTTGTCCCTCATACTGCCCCCAAACCCGTGTCACCCGTCTCCCCGTTTCCTCCCGCCCCACCTCCCGCTGCCCTGAGTGGCCCGAccccaccgccaccaccaccccctCCACCTGCACCCTTCAAGAAGCAGTTCAGCCTCCAGGCGAGCCACATCTCCGGCCACCCGCCTCCGACTCTCCCCAAGCAGCACAGCCTGTCTAAACAAGCGCCCATCTGCACGGGAGCCGCTCCGACCATGTCGTTGGTGAAACAACTAGCGAGTCAGTTTCCGGGAGCTTCATCCAAAGCAGCCAATCACACGGAGAGCCCCAAAGCCCCCCTCTCCCCACCTGCAGTCAAGACCAAACCAAGGTGGCAGCCCGGGGGTGTCCAACAGCTGCAGTCTCCAGAGTTCCCCCCTCCTCCGCCAGACAGCAACGTCGGCTTCCCCGCTCCTACACctgcgcctcctcctcctcctccaccacctcccccAGCCCCCGTCACAGGCCcgactccacctcctcctcctccaccacctcccccAGCCCCAGTCACAGGCCcgactccacctcctcctccaccacctcccccAGCCCCCATCACAGGCCcgactccacctcctcctcccctccctcctggAAACCTGGGCTCCCCCTTGAGGAGGTCACCCTCTGGATCCTCTAATTTCGGAGGCAAGAAAGCCCCTCCCACCCCGCAGAGGGCCTCCAGCATCAAGTTCAACGCCTCCTACGAGGAATCCAGGAGGAACTTGCTCAGCAAGTTTGCTCCCCAGAACAGCGGCCCTCCTTCTTCCCCGTGTCCCGCGTCCTCCTCCACCAGATCCCCTTCCAAGGACCCTCCAACTGGACCCCCTGCTCCGCCGAAACCAGGCAAACTCAACCTGGCCAACCTGCCCTTGGCGCTCCAGGCCAAAGTGAGCCAGGTAAAGCAAACGGGTGGCGACTTCCCTTGTCCACCACCTGATTGCGCCTACTTCCCACCTCCTCCGCCGGCCTCTGAgctcttccctcctcctccacctcctggtGGTGACGCCCATAGCGGAGGACCTCCTAGGGTAGCCGTGGTCAACCCCCAGCCCCAggctccccctcctcctccgcccGTCTCCCTCGTCAGCAACTCGACATGGGGGAAGAGCTCACTGAAAAAGACTCCTCCACCAACACTCGGGCGGCGTAGTAACGCCACCCCGGAGCCGCCTCCGCTCTCACCGCCTGCACCCACCTCCCCAAAGGGCAGCTCAGGCACGCCCAATTTCCTGGATGATCTCCACCGGACACTGAAGCGAAAGTCAGTGGGTCGCCAAGGTTCTCTCAACTCGGCCGGCCTCTCGGGCAAGTTGGAACCCGCGGGAACAATGGACGACATGGCGCTGCCTCCGCCGCCCCCCGAGCTGCTCCTGGACCAAGGAAAGCAAAGCAACGGAGGAAACGGCGGCTACATGTCGGGAAACATCTCAGGCTATGCAACACTACGACGGGGACCCCCGCCTGCACCGCCTAAACGGGGGGACGCCACCAAACTTACTGGAGAGTGTTGAACTTGGCGATCGGGACACTATAAAGATGGATGAATAGACAATGAGAGAATATATGGAAGTGAACATTCATTAGTGAAATGGGAGCGAATTCCTGAATTCCTTCTGGGATCACAATGATACTGTGTATATACTAAAACCCCAACCAGACCATGGTCAATTCGTGTTTgctaattattgttttttaacatgCTTGGCATTCTGGATCAGTGGGGTTTACATTACCGGGACAATTAAGACTGGAGCAGGTAAGTTTGACGCCACAGAAACGGTTTCTGTGATCGTCTAAACTCTCTGGAAGACTATTGTACTGCCCTGTATGGTAAACCCCACCCATCTGGTACACCaagcacatttaaataaacactaataAAGAGCTGTGCAAATATTACTGGATCCAGGTCTGAGCCAAAACCATGTTATCCGCTTCTTTGCCATACGTTTGTGCCACgtactggagaaaaaaaaaatctttctgcTTTGGTACTGCATGGACTTCATGTACGAACGAGCTGTAAAACACAAAGCTGttccggtgtgtgtgtgcatgagcgAAAGAAGAGAAACTGGATATGCATACATGcattgtgtgcatgcatgtgtgtacgATTATATGGCGGTGAAGTAGTTAACCATTAGAGAAAGGCCTTCGTGGAGCGGGGACGGTTtgcttttatataaaaaattatttaatgATCGATAAAtggaaggattttttttttgtttttatgagtCTGTCTTTTAATAGATGGTCAATAAAGTCTAGAGAGGAACAAAACGAATGTATATGGGAAGGTGTAATCGACACATGAAGGCAGTGACTCAGCaaaaaaaacgttaaaatctgTCGTCCCAAACATTTCTAGACTTTCACCACAAATCAGAAGGAAGCCTTATCCCCAAAGTCTTGCACAGAGGTCAAAAGCAGAAAGGAGATTTCTTCCAAATGTTCAGCAAAGTCTGAACTGTGCAactggaacaaaaaaaaaaagttttttttttttaatttaatggaCTGTAAATGGAGGAGGAGGCCTGAGACGGTGTATCTTCGTTGGACTGTGTGAGTTCCCCGTGCGTTGGCTTGATTCTTGGACCTTTATCCTTCAGTTTGTACCTGTACAGTTGCAGCTGCTACTCCGTTACTGTtggccccccccccccgccgccTTCTAAAGTCACATGGTCTCGCAATTCACGAAGTCGAATGTACAGGTTGGATTCAGTCATGTGAAGTATACTCCATCTTACCCACACAAGGTGACCCCCGTTGAAAAAGATGTCTGGTTAATGTACAAAGCGTTAAATCATAACTGGCATTAGACTGAATGTTGCTCGTCTATCGTTAAAAGTGGATCATGAAGGGTTTTCATTTCAAGCAGCGATGCCTTCATTTTTTAGGGGTGCTAGTCGTGTCCTTTAAAGGAACTCATCACCAACAATGTCCTTCGTGTGCCAGGATGACATATCATTAATATTTCAGACCCGTTTAAACTGGTTTTAAATTGGCTTCAGTGTGGAAATGTGTGCTTGAAGTGTCATGAAGATTTCCCACACGAGCCCCAACATCTTTTTGTCCTGCTCGGCCCGCGGCGGTTCGATCGCCCCGCTCGGAGCGCAAGCGTGCCGTTTCTTATAACTGAATATCATTGTCTTTAAACAGGATGTTtgctacagtacagtatgtaagtTATTGATGTGCTGATGTGAACATGTGGGGCCAAGTGAAATGAAGAAAAATGGTTGCAGATGTGTCCTCCTGCATATAAActgaaaaatcacaatataaatGTTCAAACCAGACCTCAATCTGTCTCCTCGTTTGTTCAAGTGATTTGGATAAGGAAGGTGTAGCTGGGGAATTCACTTAAAGTAATGCATTAAAGCACCATGATGTCACAGTCCAAGTAGTATTTGTTTGTCAGTGAACCTTAGACTCCCTCTAGTGGTCTTATCCGGTCCAACACTAAGATAATAAAACAGCATTTAGGAGCCAAATAGAATCATTTTAATTATGGGGATTGAACCCTGAATCCAAAAAGTGATGAATCAATTAAATAGcataaaaaaggacaaaaatcaTGATGTgcaaatgcagttttttttaattcaagttTGTCTTCTAAACAGCAACTAAATGCTGAACTTTCACACCAGGTAGTTGTTGAAAGTGTCGCCTCTGTGCGGGACCTCTGCCGTCTGGCTTTGGAGGAAGAGACCAGGCTGGacgggtggaggaggaggaggtggatgagtTGGAGGAGGAGCCGGTGCTGTTGAAAGACAGCTTTAGTTGGTTAGTTACATGCATTGAATATCACACTGGTGAGTGTATATTGAAGTACTGAAGGCAAGCCCTGTGAATATGTAAAGAAACATCATAATCTTGGTTGAAACACTTAAGTAACTGTTTCTGTACCATCAATAGTTAGTTTACCTCTGTTTGCAAATGGGATGTTGAACTGGTGTCTCCCTCTTGAAAACATCTGTGGAATCAAAGCCTTGATATTATTTACATGCACTATATAGTTAAGTTAGTTTGCTGTATTAATTCAATGCAAAACCTTCCAAATTAATgtcatttttaactttttgGTGCTTTTTCCCATCAAAAAGATGGAAAATGAGCTTGAGAAATTAGAAaataaagtgtaaatgacagcaCTGCTATTCTCCCCTCTGTCTGTGTCCTCACCTCCtcgctggaggagctggagctcGAGGCGTCGCGGCCGCATCTGAGAGACACCACCTGGGTGGAGGCGGCCGACATCCGAACCCGACTGGAGCAGGAGAGGGATGGCtgaagtgaagagagagaggatggtatTTTTAAAATTCGGTATAATGCAAATATCAAGTCAGCGTCCCACTGCATCAGAACAGATGTGAACTCACTGTCCTGGTAAATTCATGCCAATGTAAACAGTGGGCTGCATCAGTCTGTCAACATGTGTCCTACCCAGAATCTAGATATGAAGCATTCACAAGAGTGGTGTACAGGTACAGTTAATTATTAAACAATCAACACtgattctatttattatttaactgATAAGTGGTAGTTTGCAGAAGAGTATTAATGCTgagttttaacatgttttagtCCATTTATGTGGCACCAAACTAAACCTTTCACCCCCTGATGACATTAAAATGTCTCACCACAAAGAAGCCAGGTCTGAAGGCACATGTCTGGGGGTTGCTTCTGGAAGTCTTCACACACTCCGTCTCTTTGATGCCAAACACCATCAGCAGGTCAACGGTGTTCAGGCCCACGGGAATAACCTGGCATACATCATGTGATATGTGTCATAATCCCCAAGTACTACTGCTACACCGTAAATAAAATCCAATGCAGCTATTACTACTtgcaaaaaaatggaaaatgggTATAGACGCTGCAGACTCACCCGTGAGACAGAGCCCCGAGTTACCCGGTAAAGATGACCGACAGCATACGCAGAGTTGACCTCAGCCAGAGCTGCTCCAAGCCCCCTGTCTGCCATAGACTCCAGCTCAGAGTTGTACAGCGGGACTCCTGCAAGATGTGGAGAAAGTCAGTCtacttacagtatgtgtgatcAATATAGAGAGCACCACTCACCTGAGCATCCCAGAGCCAGGGTCAAGAGAAGCACGTATATCTTCATATTTTCTAGCACCGCACCAAAGTGTCTCAGTTCTTCATTTACGTCCCTCTAAATATGTTCAGCGTTTGTCCTCTCACCCCTATGCGCCGCCTCTTACCCTCCATAACCCCTTAAAAAACACTCCCTCCCCTGCTGTCTGTCCCGCTTCCTTCACGCAATAGCTGTTGACCTTTGTTCAGCACTATTGATCCCGCGGTGATGCCCTGAAATAAAGAGCACCGTGATAAGAATTCAGATCAGACGACTTTCTAAACCCCCTAATGTAAACTCAAATCTGACTTATTGAGGAGTTAAGTTCTTAAGGGTCTTTAGACCTATTTATTAAGTATTCTAATTagtttaaatcaataaatacaatgtGCCTAGAAAATGAAATTTCATTcaagacattttatagaccagaaCAATGAATCAATCAGTTGAAAAACTACACCAATCCTTTATCATATCTTTATTACATTCATCATCAATATCAAAAATACTTCACATTTTGGGCATGTAGAGAATTCTAGCTCTTGTAACCAATAAATATGTTCCCCGTTACATTTTTCCAGCGCATTAATCAGATGTctctaaaaagaaaaatgtgttccCCTTCAGCCGTTTACACGAAATATAATACAtctcttttttaattaaactgaCACTACTGACAAAGGAATACGTCCTGTACAAATGAGATAAGAGCTCGAACTGTCATTTTACAGGATAATCTAGTATTTACAAATGAAACTCTTAACAGAACTATAGTTTTCTGTAGCTGGATCAGATTTTCTCACCAGTCCTACAGTGTAAATGCAGCTCTAAGTGCATCAAAGTAAAAGGTGCTCAAAGTGTCAAACAGCCACTACCACGTTaactgtacatgcacacacaaagaaTGAGTCCTTCTCATCGTTCCAGTGTTCCCATCAGAGGCTCCATGGCGGCGAGGAAGCAGGCTTCAAACTCCTGATCTGAGAAGCGAGCCACGGACTGGCGTGCGTTGCGTCTGATCTGCAGCCGGCTGGCGGGCGGGAGCGCCAGGATCCTCTCTACGGCCTCCGCGTAACCGTCCTCGTCATCGGCCAGGAAGCCTGTCTGGCCTCCCTCGAACGGTACCACGATGTCCAGCTTGGGACCGCCGGACTTGTGCGCCAGAATGACCTTCCCTGCTGCCATACACTCCACAATGCctaagaagaagagagaagatgCACTTTTAATATCATGGAAATTAAATTAGACAATCTAAACATAACCTTAGACAGATTAATTACCTATTCCAAAGTGTTCGTTCCACATGGTATGCAGTCCGATGGTGGCTTCTCCCAgctctctcttcagctcctcaaaGGGTACGTTCAGTTTAAACTCCACCCTGTCGGCCACACCCAGCTCCTGGCACAGCCCCCTCAGCATGAGCACCCTATCGTCGTCTTCCTGGTTCCTGCATCCACCGATCAGAACCAGCTTCAGCGCCTCCCTGCCCCCCGGTCCCGCCCTCCTCCTGTCTAACACCTTCTTGAAAGCTCTGATCTGCAGCCGGTGGTCCTTCTCCGGCCTGAACTGCCCGATGGAAACGATGGAGTGGCACTTCTTGTCCCCGTCCTCCTCCAGCGGGACATCCAGGAACGCGCTGACGTCGCAGGGTGGGTAGACCACGCTGGTGCGGTTGGGGGCGCGCCACAGTGACAGGATGTGATCGAGGGTCCAGGAGGAGTTGACCATGATGAGGTCGCTGCAGGAGCCGGCCATGCCGTAGAGCAGGGCGAGCAAGCAGTAGTAGACCACCTTGAAGGCACTCAGGAACAGACTGTTGGTGACGTAGTCTGGGTTGTTGAACCTAGGACATCATTATTTGAGGGGTTAGCAAGCAGCACGTTTTAGTTATGAATCCCATTAGCTACTAACTTTGCTTTGTGACACAATTGTCTTCGGTAAAGACACAGTGATTACCTGGGGTTCCTCTCTCTCACTACAGACAGCATGTCAGTGCTGATGGTGGGGTAGTGGACGTAACTCCCCACGCTGCAGCCTCCCAGGTAGCGGAACAAGGGCAGGGTGAAGGCGTAGCCCATGGAGTCGATGTAAAGGTCAGGGACAAACTCCGTCAGCGCCTCCCATCCCAGAAAGATGGAGCCCACACTCTGTCCCAGCAGGGTGAAGTGAGGAAACAGGCCGGGCTCCACGAGCAGCCGGTGCCTCAGGAACACAAACTGAACCGGGCGGGGGAGCACGATGTTGAAACGACGTCGCGCCCCATCCAGGATCTGCTGGCCCGTCGCACCCAGGTCCCCCGTGTACACCACAAAGTTGATGTCCGCGTACCTGTGCAGATGTGGGTTAACTTTAAGCAGAAGGTATTTTGATGCCATTAAACATTACCTATGCTACACCTTGTTTTGGATGTATTCCTGACTCATATTCCCTTTCTACTCAGGTCTGATTCAGTGACTTTTCTAGCTAGAAAACATCAGCTTTACCTGCTCTGCAGTGCCCTGATAGCACACCAGAGCACCCTCTCTCCCCCACCACCAGCATTGCAGTAGGGGTGGAAGAAGGCCACCGTGGGACGGCCGTCCCTCGCCCGCCGAGCGTTCCTGCTGCTCTGAAGCCAGAAGCGCACCGCCAGCACCAGCAGGACCAGGACGGCGATCAGCAGCACGCACAGAAACACCAGGGGCAGCAGCAACTTCCATAGCAACctgaaacacagagacacaacacaCTGAGTTATTAGCAAGCAAGGTGTTCTTATTTATtgcacttttcaaaataaataaaaggagagAGAATATATAAAAGATAGTAGAATGAACTCACAAAATGAAAGGAAACAGATGCTTTTTAAAGATGTGCACAGATTTGTCTTCTTAGACTTTGCATAAGCCTGTACCAGAGTCATAGGGGGACGAAGGAGGACGGtgtgcaggacagataataatgcactatactca comes from the Sebastes fasciatus isolate fSebFas1 chromosome 24, fSebFas1.pri, whole genome shotgun sequence genome and includes:
- the raph1b gene encoding ras-associated and pleckstrin homology domains-containing protein 1b isoform X1 is translated as MEQVSDDELDHGAEEDSDKEDQDLDKMFGAWLGELDKLTQSLDDGRPQKPLQKPPLRQETNMANFSYRFSMYNINEALNQGDTVDLDALMADLCSIEQELNTISKPNSAPRGQSKGQQRGPGGRSASTKHPGTSGGGSSGGSASSSTRASPANTVRGGSVNARPAASNISLDDITSQLEKASLSMDEAARQTSSSSSSSSSSFSSTTLRRPSSGSSGGGQHRRTGSVGAVSEQEAPSQRSSVNSACASASSMDSLDIDKVMAGGEAEGSPSSQGQNQTSTEHVTLRRPRRQLDFTSREGEVDRATHSYLDRETSLILKSIAGKPSHLLTKEEQAAKLKAEKIRVALEKIKEAQVKKLVIRVHMSDESSKTMMVDERQTVRQVLDSLLDKSHCGYSPDWSLVETITELQMERIFEDHENLVENLLNWTRDSHNKLMFIERIEKYALFKNPQNYLLGRKETSEMADRNKEALLEECFCGGSVSVPEIEGILWLKEDGKKSWKKRYFLLRASGIYYVPKGKAKASRDLVCFLQLDHVNVYYGQDYRSKYKAPTDYCLALKHPQIQKKSQYIKYLCCDDVRTLHQWVNGIRIAKYGKQLYVNYQEAMKRTEAAYDWSSLSTSSIRSGSSSASIPESQSNHSGHSDSGVDTGSSHGRSQSVVSSIFSEAWKRGTQIEESSKHMRMETSRGATLPHASHSHRHHSQHSADHPALTPPPQPQPQPQPHQQHPPQHQHPQTPTQQQHQHLPPQHLPPQHQSPQQAAQPPTQYLPPQHQSPQQAQQPPPQYLPPQHQSPQQAQQPPPQYLPPQHQSPQQALQPQPPPQYLPPQHQSPQQAQQPPPQYLPPQHQSPQQAQQPPPQYLPPQHQSPQQAPQQQPPPQYSQRPQQSPQSPQPPQPPQQPPTISSYNHMPPQQQQQQQQQQLAPSPPPPPPPPPPPPPPPPPVQIVSHHSPAPLMYKFSTITRLQNQMASQSANHNRLPSHLHAIGHQVLPMGATPLAAPVKPNVNHIAARTNVPPPPPPPPPPSMPTPGSAMAVLRLGPHSPAAPPAFIPPPPAAPPPAPQTNGLSFPPPPSPPPAPPAPAPMSQPLYPNGLKHTLKERFPSPPRDLLSPNGDLEESPPPAPAPPPPPPPPPPPPPPPPPPQQSPVPAQFPPPPAPPPAPPKTFTPGFVPHTAPKPVSPVSPFPPAPPPAALSGPTPPPPPPPPPAPFKKQFSLQASHISGHPPPTLPKQHSLSKQAPICTGAAPTMSLVKQLASQFPGASSKAANHTESPKAPLSPPAVKTKPRWQPGGVQQLQSPEFPPPPPDSNVGFPAPTPAPPPPPPPPPPAPVTGPTPPPPPPPPPPAPVTGPTPPPPPPPPPAPITGPTPPPPPLPPGNLGSPLRRSPSGSSNFGGKKAPPTPQRASSIKFNASYEESRRNLLSKFAPQNSGPPSSPCPASSSTRSPSKDPPTGPPAPPKPGKLNLANLPLALQAKVSQVKQTGGDFPCPPPDCAYFPPPPPASELFPPPPPPGGDAHSGGPPRVAVVNPQPQAPPPPPPVSLVSNSTWGKSSLKKTPPPTLGRRSNATPEPPPLSPPAPTSPKGSSGTPNFLDDLHRTLKRKSVGRQGSLNSAGLSGKLEPAGTMDDMALPPPPPELLLDQGKQSNGGNGGYMSGNISGYATLRRGPPPAPPKRGDATKLTGEC